The following proteins are encoded in a genomic region of Pyricularia oryzae 70-15 chromosome 6, whole genome shotgun sequence:
- a CDS encoding metalloproteinase, with amino-acid sequence MLFYSLLFFFHTVAISAFTNIGTFSHPVYDYNPIPNHIHGDLKRRAYIERYSQCSDSQASEIRAALKSCAELASWGYHAVKSNNRLFKLIFKTDSTDIQNWVQNNFNEIYKECNRDADEISLTCHDKNVYTCVREGVHNLAYALINEKEIVICPPFFNNPVNSREITAGNQDTIILHEMVHIILKEWKDYGCEWDGIHKLDSTESIKNPDSYAIFAQCARYKYC; translated from the exons ATGCTTTTTTATTcattgttatttttttttcacaccGTTGCGATTTCGGCCTTCACCAACATTGGCACCTTTTCACACCCAGTTTACGATTACAATCCAATTCCAAACCATATCCACGGAGATTTAAAAAGGCGGGCTTATATTGAACGCTATTCCCAATGTTCAGATTCGCAGGCCTCCGAAATTCGTGCCGCGCTAAAAAG TTGCGCCGAGCTCGCCTCGTGGGGCTATCACGCCGTTAAAAGTAACAATCGGTTATTTAAATTAATCTTTAAAACTGACAGCACAGATATTCAAAACTGGGTTCAAAATAATTTTAACGAAATTTACAAGGAATGTAACAGGGACGCGGACGAAATTTCTCTAACCTGCCACGATAAAAATGTTTATACGTGCGTCCGAGAAGGAGTTCATAATTTGGCGTATGCACTTATTAACGAAAAAGAAATTGTTATATGCCCTCCTTTCTTCAACAACCCCGTAAACAGCAGGGAAATTACTGCCGGTAACCAAGATACAATTATATTACATGAAATGGTGCATATAATTTTAA AAGAGTGGAAAGATTATGGTTGCGAATGGGATGGGATTCACAA ATTGGATAGTACAGAAAgtattaaaaaccccgacAGTTATGCTATTTTTGCACAATGTGCACGTTATAAATATTGTTAA